A single Nasonia vitripennis strain AsymCx unplaced genomic scaffold, Nvit_psr_1.1 unplaced0106, whole genome shotgun sequence DNA region contains:
- the LOC116418222 gene encoding SUN domain-containing protein 2-like has protein sequence MNEITDENDDDEKNNGRNESNSQNDNINNHDDKKMKPLEDNEIESVKFFVAVKFIDDKEKHHVIVTSDKVLKFDPVKTERKKYKNPYKVLKYDTDRQQEFAVPANILDHSDSLVDLKNQHKRYVYPKSRLSDALEKLAQESESEDDGLDTKDQIKKDRKDKVMRQKKNQTVPSNTRKNVNKCDNMQMVDKQTQRELIKRKAQQLLKDNETVSSMKQMKMNKVSANYKLDFSNNT, from the exons ATGAATGAAATCACCGATgaaaatgatgatgatgagaaAAACAATGGAAGGAATGAGAGTAACAGTCAGAATGACAATATAAACAATcatgatgataaaaaaatgaaaccaCTTGAGGACAATGAGATTGAAAgtgttaaattttttgttgCTGTCAAATTTATTGACGACAAGGAGAAACATCATGTTATTGTAACCTCAGATAAAGTACTAAAGTTCGATCCAGTAAAGACAGAAcgtaaaaagtataaaaatccatacaaagttttaaaatacgACACTGACAGACAACAAGAATTTGCAGTAcctgctaatattttagacCATTCAG ATTCGTTAGTGGATCTGAAAAATCAACACAAAAGATACGTTTATCCAAAGTCTAGGTTAAGTGATGCTCTAGAAAAGCTAGCTCAAGAGTCAGAAAGCGAGGATGATGGTTTAGATACCAAAGATCAAATTAAGAAAGATAGAAAAGATAAAGT AATgcgacaaaagaaaaaccaGACTGTGCCTTCTAATacaagaaaaaatgtaaataaatgcgaTAACATGCAGATGGTTGATAAGCAGACGCAGAGAGAattgattaaaagaaaagcACAACAATTGCTCAAAGATAATGAAACGGTATCAAGTATGAAgcaaatgaaaatgaataaagtttCAGCAAATTACAAATTAGATTTTTCTAATAATACTTAA
- the LOC116418223 gene encoding uncharacterized protein LOC116418223, whose product MNCSSSYTTDEEMEYLEHRDVTTIIVGYVDAITAPAKAPGKNDLLFKFVVSNGNRRIPILVWDVDLINKLSKEICSSRVVSINGGHCRAVAPSKIKDESNLVPFEVIIKENTEVSFLGYHNLQNQTTNQLQKATFDNIHTLEGLIEISGYIRTKFSLLHNRSGHMTYGLGAITDGIKKSLFK is encoded by the exons atgaattgtaGTTCTTCTTATACAACCGATGAGGAGATGGAGTATTTGGAACATCGTGATGTAACCAC AATCATTGTGGGGTATGTCGATGCAATTACTGCTCCTGCAAAAGCTCCTGGCAAGaacgatttattatttaaatttgttgTATCAAATGGAAACAGACGCATTCCTATTCTTGTATGGGACGTAGAtcttatcaataaattatctAAAGAAATTTGTTCTAGCAGG gtAGTAAGTATTAATGGTGGCCACTGTCGAGCTGTTGCCCCATCGAAAATCAAGGACGAAAGTAATTTGGTCCCATTTGAAGTAATAATAAAGGAAAATACAGAAGTTTCTTTTTTGGGCTATCACAACTTACAAAATCAAACGACGAATCAACTTCAAAAGGCCACTTTTGATAACATACACACTTTAGAAGGACTAATAG aaatttcTGGCTACATAAGAACGAAGTTTTCGTTATTGCACAATCGTAGTGGCCATATGACTTATGGATTAGGAGCAATCACCGATGGGATTAAAAAATCACTGTTCAAGTGA